The following are encoded together in the Bos javanicus breed banteng chromosome X, ARS-OSU_banteng_1.0, whole genome shotgun sequence genome:
- the LOC133242158 gene encoding allergen Bos d 2-like, translating to MKILFLSLVLLVVCAAQETPAEIDPSKVVGEWRTIYAAADNKEKIVEGGPLRCYNRHIECINNCEQLSLSFYIKFDGTCQFFSGVLQRQEGGVYFIEFEGKIYLQIIHVTDNILVFYYENDDGEKITKVTEGSAKGTSFTPEEFQKYQQLNNERGIPNENIENIIETDDCPP from the exons ATGAAGATTCTGTTCCTGAGTCTTGTCCTTCTCGTGGTTTGTGCCGCCCAGGAAACTCCAGCTGAGATAGACCCCTCAAAG GTTGTAGGAGAGTGGCGCACCATTTATGCAGCTGCAGATAACAAGGAGAAGATTGTGGAAGGGGGCCCACTGAGGTGTTATAATCGCCACATTGAATGTATTAACAACTGCGAACAGCTCTCCCTTTCATTTTATATCAA ATTTGATGGCACATGCCAGTTTTTCTCAGGAGTGCTACAGAGACAGGAAGGAGGTGTTTACTTCATAGAAT TCGAGGGGAAAATTTATTTGCAAATCATTCATGTAACAGACAACATACtggtattttattatgaaaatgacgATGGAGAAAAGATCACAAAAGTAACTGAAGGTTCCG CCAAAGGAACCAGTTTCACTCCAGAAGAATTTCAGAAgtatcagcagctgaacaatgaGAGGGGGATTccaaatgaaaatatagaaaacatcATCGAAACAG ACGACTGTCCTCCATAA